A window of Thermoplasmata archaeon genomic DNA:
CAAGGTCATGCAGGAGTCCCAGTACATCCACTCCTTCGAACTCGTCGAGGACGGGCGCGGCGGCATCTACCGCGTCCAGCTCGTGGGCACGATCAACTCTTGCGGCGTGATCAAGCCGCGGTTCTCCGTGCGGCGCACGGACCTCGAGAAGTACGAGGCGCGGTACCTTCCCGCTCAGGACTTCGGCGTCCTCATCCTGACCACCACGGAAGGCGTGATCTCCCAGACGAGGGCCAAGGAAATCGGGGTGGGCGGGAAGCTCCTCGCCTACGTGTACTGAGGTGGACCATGCCAATCACCGGTCTCAAAGAGGAGCGCGTGAAGATCCCGGACGGCGTCCAGGTCCACCTCCAGGACGACCAAGTCGTGGTATCGGGCAAGGGCGTCACCCTCCAACGGACGCTCTCCCACCCGCGGGTCTCCCTGGTTGTCGAGGGCGGTGAGGTCCGGGTGCGCTCCGAGTTCCCGAAGCGCCGCGAAGGCGCGTTGGTCGGGACGTTCGCGGCCCACGTGCGGAATATGATCCTGGGCGTCACCCAGGGCTTCACGTACGAGATGAAGATTGTCTACAGCCACTTCCCCGTGAAGGCGACCGTGAAGGGTCCCGAGTTCCTCATCGAGAACTTCCTCGGGGAGAAGTTCCCCCGCAAAGCGAGGATTCTCGGCGCCACGAAGGTCGAGGTCAAGGGGGACCAGGTGGTCCTCACGGGTCCCGACATCGAGGCCGTGTCGCAGACGGCCGCGAACATCGAGCAGGCGACCCGCATCCGAGGGTTCGACCCGCGCGTCTTCCAGGACGGCATCTACATCACGAGGAAGGCCGGGGAGGTCTGATCATGCCGGAGGAAGACGCGACTCCTGCGGAACCGCCGAAGAAGCGAAAGAAGGCGTTGCCCGAGGCGCCCCCGGAGGCGCCGGCGAAGCCCAAGCTCCCGACTCCTCAGGAGATCCGGGCGGCCCGCAAGGCCGACCTCGTCGCCTGGTGCGAATCGTTCGGGCTGAGCACGGAGGGTCGCGTGGACGACCTCCGCACGCGCCTGTCCGGGTACGTCGCCGCGGAGACGAAGGCGGCTCCCGCGCCCACGCCCGAGGCGAAGGCCGAGGCGCCGAAGCCGAAGGAGGCGCCCGCGGAAGGGAAGAAGCCCGCCGCAGCGAAGCCCGTCAAGAAGGCTCCCAAGGAGGAGCCGAAAAAGCCCGCCAAGAAGCCGCGGAAGGGCGCGGGAAAGGAGGAAGAGGGAGAGACCAAGGAAGAGGGGGCCGAAACCGAGTACGAGCCGAACCTGAAACCCAAGCTCGAACCCCGAATCAAACGGCTCCTCGCCCTGCGCGCCTCCCGGTCCATGCACCGTCCTGCGTTCCACCGACAGGAGTGGTTCCGCTACAAGAAGTTCGGGGACGAGTGGCGGAAGCCCCAGGGCGGCCAGTCCAAGCTCCGCCGCCACTTCGGCTACCGCTGGAACCTCCCCTCCGTGGGCTATCGCGGACCCCGCGACGTCCGCGGGCTGCATCCGAGCGGTTTCCAGGAGGTCCTCGTCCACAACGAGCGCCAGCTCGACGGTCTCGACCCGGCGAAGCAGGCCGTGCGGATCGCCCACGGAGTCGGTTCGCGCAAGCGTGAGCTCATCGAGAAGTCGTGCGACGACAAGGGCCTCCGGGTCCTGAACCGGATGGTGACCGAATGAGGTTCGACCATCAGCGCCGCCTGGCCTCCGAGATCCTGGGCTGTGGGATCAACCGCGTGCGCATCACGACGGACCCCGCGGAGCAGGAGAATGTCTTCGACGCGATCACGCGCGAGCAGGTCCGCGAGCTCATCCGGAGGAATGTGGTCACGAAGCGCGAGGAGCGAGGCGTCTCGCGCGGCCGCACGCGTCTCCGCGCGATGCAGAAGCGGAAGGGCCGCCGCCGGGGCCAGGGGACGCGCCGGGGCTCCGCGAACGCTCGCGCGCCCAAGAAGGTCCAGTGGATCGGAACGATCCGGCGGCTCCGGGCCTACCTCCGCGAGCTGAAAACCCAGGGACGCATCGACGTCCACACCTACCGGAGGTTCTACCGCCAGGCGAAGGGCGGCATGTTCAAATCCAAGGCGCACCTGACCCAGCAACTCCAAATGGCAGGCGTTCTCAAGGAGGCGGCGAAATGAAAGCCCAGGGTCCCCACTTCCGTGTGGCGTTCCGGCGACGCCGTGAAGGGAAGACGGACTACCGGCGACGACAGCGATTGCTCCGGAGCGCCATGCCCCGGGCCGTTGTGCGCAAGACGCTGAACCAGACGCTGGTGCAGATCGTCGAGGCCGACGCGGCCGGCGATCGGGTGCTCGCGGCGGCTCAGTCCCTGGATCTCAAGGAGCACGGCTGGTCCGTGGGGACTGGCAACGTCCCCGCGGCCTACCTGACGGGCTACCTGGCCGGGAAGCGCGCGGTGGCCAAGGGCATCAAGGCCGCGGTCCTGGACATCGGCTTGCAAGAGCCGACCAGGGGGGGCCGGGTGTTCGCCGCCCTCCAGGGGTTGCTCGACGCGGGCATGCAGGTCCCCCACAGCAAGGAGATCCTCCCGACCAAGGCGCGCGTGCGGGGCGAGCACATCGGGGACGCCGTCGTGAAGTCGTTCGAGGCCGTCAAGGCGAAGCTGGAGGCGAGCTGATGCCCGGGCGGCGGCAGCGTGGCTCCCGCCCTCCGCGGGACTCGCGGCCACAGCGGGACCTCAGTCAATGGGCGCCGAAGACGAAGCTCGGGAAGATGGTCCTGAGCGGGCAGGTCACGACCATGGGCGAGGCCATCTCGAGCGGCCTCCCGATCCGCGAGCCGGAGATCGTGGACATCCTCCTCCCGGAGACGGAGGACGAAGTCCTCGACGTGAACATGGTGCAACGGATGACGGACTCGGGCCGCCGGGTCAACTTCGTGATCACGTGCGTGGTCGGAAACAAGGACGGCTTCGTAGGGCTGGGACGCGCCCGTGGGCGTGAGGTCGGTCCCTCGATCCGCCGCGCGATCGACAACGCGAAGACCAACATGATTGAGGTCAAGCGCGGTTGCGGCTCCTGGGAGTGCGGGTGCTACCGCGCCCATTCCCTCCCCTTCAAGGTCGTCGGCGCATCGGGCTCCGTAGAGGTCTCCCTGAAGCCCGCACCCCAAGGGGTCGGCCTGGCCGTCGGCGACGTGGCCAAGAGCATCCTCCGGCTGTCGGGCATCACGGACGCCTGGGGGTTCACGAAGGGACACACGAAGACCACGGTGAACTACGCCCTCGCTGCATTCGATGCGCTGCGGAAGACCGCGGGAATCAAGGTGCCGGGGGACCTCGCGGAGCGTCTCAAGATCCGCCAGGGCGCCGAGCAGGTCTATGTGCACAAGACGGCCGCCGCACCGCCCGAGGCTGCCGCGACGGAGCTCACCGCCGAGGGACGGATCGAGGGCACGGACCTCGCGGAGGAAGCGCACGAGGAGAAGGAAGCGAAGGCGGAACAGACGGACGACGAACCCGCGGACGGAGTGGAGAAGCCATGAGCTTCGCCGTGATCCGCCTGCGCGGGAAGCACGACCTCCGGGACACGGTTTCGGATACCCTGAAGATGCTCCACCTCACCCGCCAGAACCATTGCGTGATCGTCCCCCAGGACCCCACGTACGCGGGCATGCTCAAGGTCGTGAAGGATTTCGTGACGTGGGGCGAGGTGGACGAGCAGACCCTCGCGAAAGCCCTCCTTCGACGCGGCCGCGCGGTGGGCGACAAGCCGATCGACGATGCGTTCGTCAAGTCCCACAGCAAGTTCAAGTCCATCTGGGATCTGAGCCAGGCCGTGGCCAAGGGGGAGGCGAACCTGCGCGAGGTCACGGACCTTCGCCCCGTCCTGCGGCTGCATCCCCCCGTGAAGGGGCTCCGCGCGATCAAGCGGGGCTTCAACGACGGCGGGGACCTGGGATACCGGGGCACGGCGATCAACGAGCTCATCGACCGGATGCTGTTCGAGGGAGGTTCCAAAGATGCCAAGTAGGACCCGGAAACTTCGTGGGAGCCGAACGCACGGTCGGGGCAAGAAGCATGGTCGCGGAGCGGGCGGACGCGGCGGGACCGGGAACGCGGGGCTTCACAAGCACAAGTTCAAGTTCATGGTCAAGTACGACCCGGACCACTTCGGCCGGCACGGCTTCACGCGGCACGCCCAGAAGAGCGAGGTCACCGTGATCGACCTCGAGCAGCTCGCCCACCGCGTCCCCGAACTCGAGGCCCAGGGGCATGCGAAACGCGCAGGTGCGGCCGTGGAGGTCGACCTGACCGCGGCGGGCATCGGCAAGCTCCTCGGCAGCGGCCGGATCGCGTCGGCGTTCAAGATCACCGTGGCCGCCGCCTCGGAGCAGGCTCGGGCCAAAGTTCAAGAGGCCGGTGGACAGGTTCTCCTCCCCGAGGAATCCAAGGAGTAAGCGATGCCCCTCGAGGAGAAGAAGAAGAGTAGACTCTACGCCCTGAAGCCGCTCACGGACCGCCTCCCCGCGGTCACGCGGCCTGAGGGACACGTCCAGTTCCGGACGAAGATGTTCTGGGTCGTCGCGGTCCTCGTCCTGTACTTCGTCATGACGAACATTTTCATTTACGGGCTCGATCGCACGAACGTAATCGACTTCTTCTCGAGCCTTCGCGCGATCCTCGCGGGCGCCCAGGGCTCCCTCATGCACCTCGGGATCGGCCCCATCGTCACGGCCTCCATCATCATGCAGCTCTTCGCGGGCGC
This region includes:
- a CDS encoding 30S ribosomal protein S8, which produces MLHDPLNDAMVTIRNAEATGKHECFIRPASKLIGRVLKVMQESQYIHSFELVEDGRGGIYRVQLVGTINSCGVIKPRFSVRRTDLEKYEARYLPAQDFGVLILTTTEGVISQTRAKEIGVGGKLLAYVY
- a CDS encoding 50S ribosomal protein L6, which translates into the protein MPITGLKEERVKIPDGVQVHLQDDQVVVSGKGVTLQRTLSHPRVSLVVEGGEVRVRSEFPKRREGALVGTFAAHVRNMILGVTQGFTYEMKIVYSHFPVKATVKGPEFLIENFLGEKFPRKARILGATKVEVKGDQVVLTGPDIEAVSQTAANIEQATRIRGFDPRVFQDGIYITRKAGEV
- a CDS encoding 50S ribosomal protein L32e; the encoded protein is MPEEDATPAEPPKKRKKALPEAPPEAPAKPKLPTPQEIRAARKADLVAWCESFGLSTEGRVDDLRTRLSGYVAAETKAAPAPTPEAKAEAPKPKEAPAEGKKPAAAKPVKKAPKEEPKKPAKKPRKGAGKEEEGETKEEGAETEYEPNLKPKLEPRIKRLLALRASRSMHRPAFHRQEWFRYKKFGDEWRKPQGGQSKLRRHFGYRWNLPSVGYRGPRDVRGLHPSGFQEVLVHNERQLDGLDPAKQAVRIAHGVGSRKRELIEKSCDDKGLRVLNRMVTE
- a CDS encoding 50S ribosomal protein L19e, which encodes MRFDHQRRLASEILGCGINRVRITTDPAEQENVFDAITREQVRELIRRNVVTKREERGVSRGRTRLRAMQKRKGRRRGQGTRRGSANARAPKKVQWIGTIRRLRAYLRELKTQGRIDVHTYRRFYRQAKGGMFKSKAHLTQQLQMAGVLKEAAK
- a CDS encoding 50S ribosomal protein L18 is translated as MKAQGPHFRVAFRRRREGKTDYRRRQRLLRSAMPRAVVRKTLNQTLVQIVEADAAGDRVLAAAQSLDLKEHGWSVGTGNVPAAYLTGYLAGKRAVAKGIKAAVLDIGLQEPTRGGRVFAALQGLLDAGMQVPHSKEILPTKARVRGEHIGDAVVKSFEAVKAKLEAS
- a CDS encoding 50S ribosomal protein L30 — translated: MSFAVIRLRGKHDLRDTVSDTLKMLHLTRQNHCVIVPQDPTYAGMLKVVKDFVTWGEVDEQTLAKALLRRGRAVGDKPIDDAFVKSHSKFKSIWDLSQAVAKGEANLREVTDLRPVLRLHPPVKGLRAIKRGFNDGGDLGYRGTAINELIDRMLFEGGSKDAK
- a CDS encoding uL15 family ribosomal protein, which translates into the protein MPSRTRKLRGSRTHGRGKKHGRGAGGRGGTGNAGLHKHKFKFMVKYDPDHFGRHGFTRHAQKSEVTVIDLEQLAHRVPELEAQGHAKRAGAAVEVDLTAAGIGKLLGSGRIASAFKITVAAASEQARAKVQEAGGQVLLPEESKE